The window CACGGtttgaaaactattttcaaGCTATTAAGTCAAACAGAAATCTTTCTCAAACTGATTTGGTGGAACTCAAAATGCGTGCGCAAAAGGCTTATCAATTGTTGGAAGATTTTAACGCTGCTCAGTTAAAGATTGCCGCTACGGAGACTGATATTGATTTTGATGAACATGACAGTGAGTctaaacaatttgaaaataaattctaccGCATAACATCTGAAGCgagcaaatttttaattgaccaGATGCAGCCGCAGGTTTTAACTCCAAACGTGGAAACTAATTTAGCATCTAATTCTAATGATGATTTAGCCAACATTAGACTGCCTCCAATAAACCTTCCAACGTTTGACAGTTCATATGACCAATGGTTGTTTTTTAGAGACACTTTCAATTCTTTAATACATAGCAATTTCAAACTGACACCAgccaaaaaatttcattacttgCGCCTCTCTCTAAAGGGTGTGGCAGCTGAAACTATCTCATCACTTGAAATCTCTGACGCCAATTATGATGTAGCCTGGAACATCTTAAATGAGAGATTCGAAAACAAACAGATTTTAGTCAGCAACCATGTAAcggctatttttaatttgccatCTTTATCACGTGAATCTGGACGTGGCCGTAGAGTCATACTTGACGGCTTACAGAAGCACATGGGCGCCTTGACGGTTTTAAAGATGCCAACAGAACATTGGGATGCCTTAGTCTGTCATATTGTGACAGGTAAATTTGACAATGTGACTAGAAGAGCTTGGGATTCCAAAACCTTTATTGAAGAACTCCCTACTTACAAGgaacttatagattttttaaaagacagaTGCCGAATTTTAGAGTCTTTCGAAAACAGCTCTTTAAGAAACGCTTCAAACAAAATCGAAAGGCCTCGCCAATCACACCCCAACTTTCACAAAAATACTTCTCAATCCTTTGTCGCCACTAacagtaataaaaaatgcacGTTTTGTCAAAAAGAACATCTCATCTACACATGTCCtcagtttttacaaatttctgctattgaaaaattaaataatgctaaaCAAATGAAGTTATGTATTAACTGCTTTTCTATAGGCCACGCAACTAAAAACTGTAGGTCGTCTGGATGtagaaaatgtggaaaattccaCCATACCCTTCTACATTTCAACGGAACCGATTCTGGGACTGtacaaaccaataataataGCACATCTACCTCTTCTTATTCCAACAGCACTGAGACTGACTTGAAAGACGTAGCCACAACCTCTTTGTCTACACATGTGATGCACACTCCTCTTATATACTCACCTTGTAGTTTAGTggtaaatgaaaaacttaatttaaacacTGTATTATTATCCACTGCTATCATCAAAGTTTTTGACACTACAGATAAGTCACACTTGTGTAGAGTACTCCTAGACAGTGGAAGCCAATCCAATTTCATTTCAGAAAGACTTTGCAACTTGTTACAACTtcctattgaaaatattaaacattctaTCACTGGTATCAGTCAGAAAATTGAAACCATAAATTCTAGAGTTTTTGCTAAAGTCCAATCCAATTTTTCTAACTTTGAGGCGAACATATCGTGTCTTGTACTTAAATCTATAACTGGAAATATTCCAGCTATATCCTTTGACTCCAGTTTATTGCATATTCCCAAAAATATTGCATTGGCTGACCCCGATTTCAGCTCTGCAAAACCTATTAACTTACTGCTCGGAGCAGACATTTTCTGGGAACTGATCCATATTGGTCAAATAAAATTGGGTCGAGGACTTCCAATTTTGCAAAAGACACATTTTGGATGGATTATTTCTGGTGCTTTACAAACTAATCTTAGTTCAAGCCTTTGCTCAAAGACACAGTGCTTTTTTACAACTTCAATTGACAATCAGCTAACTAAATTTTGGGAGGTAGAGGAATTtcctaaaactaaatacttATCACCAGAGGAAACCTTTTGCGAGGAACATTTCTCTCAGCACACTTCTAGAGCCCCTGATGGTAAATTTGTAGTACATCTTCCACTTAAGGACTCCATTGATCGTCTTGGGGACTCGAAGTTGACAGCTACAAGtcgttttttaaatcttgaaggGAAACTGAATAAAAGCCCTGATTTAAAACGTACTTATCAAGATTTTATAACAGAATATGAAAAACTCGGTCACATGACCCTATCTAAGATTCAAATTGATGATTCTGGATATTTTTTACCGCACCACTGTGTGCTTAAATTAAGCTCCACTACAACTAAACTACGGGTCGTTTTCGATGCTTCCTGTAAATCTGACTCAGGTTTTTCTTTAAACGATTTACTTATGGTCGGACCTAATGTCCAAAACAGTCTTTTTTCAATTCTCTTACGGTATCGTATACATCCAGTAGTTCTCAGTGGTgacattgaaaaaatgtatcGACAGGTCTATGTAGCCCCTGAATATCGTAAACTTCAGAGAATTCTTTGGCGTGCTAATATTAATGAGCCGATTTTAACTTACGATTTGTCCACCGTTACATACGGTACAGCCTCTGCTGCATTTCTGGCTACTAGATCGTTGCAGGAAGTAGGTAAAATACATGCTAAAGACTGTCCAAAGATTTCTAACATAATACAGCGTGATTTTTACGTTGATGACCTTTTAACCGGCGCACAAACAGTCGATGAACTTAGACAAATTAAAGAAGACATCCATGATCTTCTTATGAAGTATGGATTTCCACTTAGAAAATGGGCTTCAAATGAGCCAACCTTAACTTCTGATTCCTCAATACATTCGATTTCTTTTGATACAGATATTCCTTCTAAAATCTTGGGCCTTTTATGGAATCACATTTCTGACACGCTAGAATATAAAATAGGTCCTATTGAATCTAGCACTCGCGTAACAAAACGTACAATTTTATCATCAATTTCCCAGATTTTTGACCCTCTTGGTCTACTTTCTCCTGTCACAATCTCTGCAAAAATCATCTTGCAACAGCTGTGGAAGCCTAAAATATCATGGGATGAATCGATTCCAATGGATCTTTTCACAATCTGGTCATCTTACAGGACACAACTTGTGGAAttgaataatcttaaaataccAAGACTAACTCTTTGCGGTAATCCTATTGAGCTGCAATTACATGGCTTCTCTGATGCTGCGGAGCCAGGTTATGGTGCCTGCGTGTACCTTTGTTCAAAGGATTCGTTAGGCAATTTTTCGTCTAAACTACTCTGTACAAAAACTAGAGTCTCTCCACTTAAAGAATTGACTATTCCTAGGCTCGAGCTTTGTGCAGCATTACTCTTAGCAGAACTAGCTAAAACTGTGTTAGCTTCAATACCCTCTACTTTGGACTCTAAGCACTACTGGTGTGACTCTACAATAGTACTTGCCTGGATTAGATCATCTCCTCATCGTCTAAAgacatttattgctaatcgaatAGCTCAAATTCAATCCATAACTAATATTGATGAATGGAGATATATTAGAACCGCAGACAATCCAGCTGATCTACTTACTAGAGGAATTCCACCTTTAAGCTTGTTAAATTCGACTTTATGGTTTCATGGACCTCCTTGGCTGACTGAAGATGAGTGGCCAACCGACATAGTAGATTTATCAAACATTGATACTCCTGAATTACGAAATGTCACTTCTTTTCATATGTCCATCGAAAAACATACCAATAATGACTTACTTActttaattgacaaattttctaATCTAACTAAACTGGTTCGTACTTTTGCCTTTGTGCTACGCTTTAAAAACatccttaaattaaaatctaaatctgacttttttaatagagaGCTTTCAACTctggaaatttgaaaattctttgaATACACTTGTCAGCTTGGTACAAGCTTCGACATTTTCTGAAGAATTTAAAGCACTGAAGAATAATAATAAGGTCTCTAATAAATCCAAACTCCTTACCTTGAATCCCTTCTTTGACCACACTCCTAATCTTATTCGAGTTGGGGGTCGTTTGCAACAATCTAATTATGAATATCAAAAGAAACACCCTATAGTTTTACCCCCTAAACATAGACTTTCACTTTTGATCGCACATTCTGAACATATTAAGCTACTTCATGCTGGTCCACAACTTACATTGGCATCACTTCGTGAAAGCTTCTGGCCAATCAATGGCAGgaacttaattaaaaaggttTACCATGACTGCTTAACTTGTTTTCGCTTTGTTGCAAAATCGACAAAGTACCTTATGGGTAATTTACCCAAGACACGAATTACACCCTCTAGACCCTTTTCTGTGTCCGGTGTTGACTACGCAGGGCCCTTCTCCCTTAGGGATCGCAAAGGACGTAATTTTAGAACTAACAAGGCATACATAGCATTGTTTGTGTGTTTTGCTACCAAGGCTATTCACCTAGAGCTAGTAAGTGATCTTACTAGCGAATGTTTCTTAGCCGCTTTGTACAGATTCATGTCACGAAGAGGCAAGTGCATACAAATTTATTCTGATCAAGGGACAACATTCGTGGGtgcattaaatgaattaaattcgTTTCTCAAAGAACACTCTTCTACTATTTCGGATAAATTAGCAAATCAAGGTATACAATGGAATTTTATACCGCCTCGCGCTCCACACTTTGGTGGGCTTTGGGAGTCCAGCGTTAAATCGGTAAAGTATCATCTTAAGCGTGTAGTTGGTAGTTTATCATTAacttttgaagatttttctacaataattacttaaatagaAGCCTGTTTAAACTCCAGACCCTTATGTCCTCTTTCTGATAATCCGAATGATCCAAATCCTCTTACTCCTGCGCACTTTCTTATTGGTGAACCATTGAGGACGTGCCCACAAGTTGATCTACTGGGAGTAGCAGAGAACAGACTATCAAAATACCAACATAGGCAACAAATGGTGCAACATTTTTGGTCTCGTTGGGTCAACGAATGCATTGCAGAACTCCAGATACGTA of the Anthonomus grandis grandis chromosome 3, icAntGran1.3, whole genome shotgun sequence genome contains:
- the LOC126734632 gene encoding uncharacterized protein LOC126734632, with translation MADARNKRKATKAALTRFENYFQAIKSNRNLSQTDLVELKMRAQKAYQLLEDFNAAQLKIAATETDIDFDEHDSESKQFENKFYRITSEASKFLIDQMQPQVLTPNVETNLASNSNDDLANIRLPPINLPTFDSSYDQWLFFRDTFNSLIHSNFKLTPAKKFHYLRLSLKGVAAETISSLEISDANYDVAWNILNERFENKQILVSNHVTAIFNLPSLSRESGRGRRVILDGLQKHMGALTVLKMPTEHWDALVCHIVTGKFDNVTRRAWDSKTFIEELPTYKELIDFLKDRCRILESFENSSLRNASNKIERPRQSHPNFHKNTSQSFVATNSNKKCTFCQKEHLIYTCPQFLQISAIEKLNNAKQMKLCINCFSIGHATKNCRSSGCRKCGKFHHTLLHFNGTDSGTVQTNNNSTSTSSYSNSTETDLKDVATTSLSTHVMHTPLIYSPCSLVVNEKLNLNTVLLSTAIIKVFDTTDKSHLCRVLLDSGSQSNFISERLCNLLQLPIENIKHSITGISQKIETINSRVFAKVQSNFSNFEANISCLVLKSITGNIPAISFDSSLLHIPKNIALADPDFSSAKPINLLLGADIFWELIHIGQIKLGRGLPILQKTHFGWIISGALQTNLSSSLCSKTQCFFTTSIDNQLTKFWEVEEFPKTKYLSPEETFCEEHFSQHTSRAPDGKFVVHLPLKDSIDRLGDSKLTATSRFLNLEGKLNKSPDLKRTYQDFITEYEKLGHMTLSKIQIDDSGYFLPHHCVLKLSSTTTKLRVVFDASCKSDSGFSLNDLLMVGPNVQNSLFSILLRYRIHPVVLSGDIEKMYRQVYVAPEYRKLQRILWRANINEPILTYDLSTVTYGTASAAFLATRSLQEVGKIHAKDCPKISNIIQRDFYVDDLLTGAQTVDELRQIKEDIHDLLMKYGFPLRKWASNEPTLTSDSSIHSISFDTDIPSKILGLLWNHISDTLEYKIGPIESSTRVTKRTILSSISQIFDPLGLLSPVTISAKIILQQLWKPKISWDESIPMDLFTIWSSYRTQLVELNNLKIPRLTLCGNPIELQLHGFSDAAEPGYGACVYLCSKDSLGNFSSKLLCTKTRVSPLKELTIPRLELCAALLLAELAKTVLASIPSTLDSKHYWCDSTIVLAWIRSSPHRLKTFIANRIAQIQSITNIDEWRYIRTADNPADLLTRGIPPLSLLNSTLWFHGPPWLTEDEWPTDIVDLSNIDTPELRNVTSFHMSIEKHTNNDLLTLIDKFSNLTKLVQSFQLWKFENSLNTLVSLVQASTFSEEFKALKNNNKVSNKSKLLTLNPFFDHTPNLIRVGGRLQQSNYEYQKKHPIVLPPKHRLSLLIAHSEHIKLLHAGPQLTLASLRESFWPINGRNLIKKVYHDCLTCFRFVAKSTKYLMGNLPKTRITPSRPFSVSGVDYAGPFSLRDRKGRNFRTNKAYIALFVCFATKAIHLELVSDLTSECFLAALYRFMSRRGKCIQIYSDQGTTFVGALNELNSFLKEHSSTISDKLANQGIQWNFIPPRAPHFGGLWESSVKSVKYHLKRVVEACLNSRPLCPLSDNPNDPNPLTPAHFLIGEPLRTCPQVDLLGVAENRLSKYQHRQQMVQHFWSRWVNECIAELQIRTKWKQNYPQLLKLGVLVLIMEDGLPPLKWRTGRVVQIFPGGDGIVRTVLVRTAAGEYKRPVMKIAVLPIYDF